The following coding sequences are from one Arvicanthis niloticus isolate mArvNil1 chromosome 14, mArvNil1.pat.X, whole genome shotgun sequence window:
- the Ptgr3 gene encoding prostaglandin reductase 3 isoform X2, giving the protein MLRLTAAGARAIVDMSYARHFLDFQGSAIPRTMQKLVVTRLSPNFHEAVTLRRDCPVPLPGDGDLLVRNRFVGINASDINYSAGHYDPSVKPPFDIGFEGIGEVVALGLSASARYTVGQPVAYVAPGSFAEYTVVPASIAIPVPSVKPEYLTMLVSGTTAYISLKELGELSEGKKVLVTAAAGGTGQFAVQLSKIAKCHVIGTCSSDEKSAFLKSVGCDRPINYRTEPVETVLKQEYPEGVDIVYESVGGAMFDLAVDALATKGRLIVIGFISGYQNPTGLSPVKAGALPAKLLKKSASLRGFFLNHYFSKYQAAMEHLLELYTRGDLVCEVDRGHLAPDGRCQQYPTGLPTPVPTSWDRKADTSFSVSSCI; this is encoded by the exons ATGCTGAGGCTGACGGCCGCCGGGGCCCGAGCCATCGTGGACATGTCGTACGCCCGTCACTTCCTGGACTTCCAGGGCTCCGCCATCCCCCGAACCATGCAGAAGCTGGTGGTGACCCGGCTGAGCCCTAACTTCCACGAGGCCGTCACCCTGCGCCGGGACTGCCCAGTGCCGCTCCCCGGGGACGGAGACCTCCTCGTCCGGAACCG atTCGTTGGTATTAATGCATCTGATATCAACTATTCGGCTGGCCACTACGACCCGTCTGTGAAACCCCCCTTTGACATAGGTTTTGAAGGGATTGGTGAGGTGGTGGCCTTAGGCCTCTCTGCCAGTGCGAGATACACAGTGGGCCAGCCTGTGGCTTATGTAGCTCCTGGTTCCTTTGCTGAATACACAGTGGTGCCTGCTAGTATTGCAATTCCCGTGCCTTCAGTGAAACCAGAATATCTCACCATGCTGGTTAGTGGCACCACTGCATACATCAGCCTGAAAGAGCTTGGAGAGTTGTCAGAAGGGAAGAAAGTTCTGGTTACAGCAGCCGCTGGGGGCACAGGCCAGTTTGCTGTGCAGCTTTCAAAGATAGCCAAGTGCCACGTTATTGGAACCTGCTCCTCAGATGAAAAGTCAGCTTTTCTGAAATCTGTGGGGTGCGATCGGCCCATCAACTACAGAACAGAGCCTGTGGAGACAGTTCTGAAGCAGGAGTACCCCGAAGGTGTTGACATAGTCTATGAGTCTGTTGGGGGAGCCATGTTTGACCTGGCTGTCGATGCCTTGGCCACCAAAGGGCGCTTGATAGTAATTGGGTTTATCTCTGGCTACCAAAACCCTACAGGACTTTCGCCAGTAAAAGCGGGAGCTTTGCCAGCCAAGCTCCTGAAGAAGTCAGCCAGCCTCAGGGGTTTCTTTCTGAACCACTACTTCTCCAAGTACCAGGCTGCCATGGAACACTTGCTGGAACTGTATACTCGTGGGGACCTGGTGTGTGAGGTGGACCGGGGACATCTGGCTCCTGACGGAAG
- the Ptgr3 gene encoding prostaglandin reductase 3 isoform X4, giving the protein MLRLTAAGARAIVDMSYARHFLDFQGSAIPRTMQKLVVTRLSPNFHEAVTLRRDCPVPLPGDGDLLVRNRRPSSPSRSLNKNDGTQKGRLPTRPTRAHPRFLRFIIFSGAARAWTYTATFRFVGINASDINYSAGHYDPSVKPPFDIGFEGIGEVVALGLSASARYTVGQPVAYVAPGSFAEYTVVPASIAIPVPSVKPEYLTMLVSGTTAYISLKELGELSEGKKVLVTAAAGGTGQFAVQLSKIAKCHVIGTCSSDEKSAFLKSVGCDRPINYRTEPVETVLKQEYPEGVDIVYESVGGAMFDLAVDALATKGRLIVIGFISGYQNPTGLSPVKAGALPAKLLKKSASLRGFFLNHYFSKYQAAMEHLLELYTRGDLVCEVDRGHLAPDGRFVGLESIFQAIDYMYTGKNIGKLVVELPHPVSSKL; this is encoded by the exons ATGCTGAGGCTGACGGCCGCCGGGGCCCGAGCCATCGTGGACATGTCGTACGCCCGTCACTTCCTGGACTTCCAGGGCTCCGCCATCCCCCGAACCATGCAGAAGCTGGTGGTGACCCGGCTGAGCCCTAACTTCCACGAGGCCGTCACCCTGCGCCGGGACTGCCCAGTGCCGCTCCCCGGGGACGGAGACCTCCTCGTCCGGAACCG ccgtccctcctccccctcccgctCCCTAAATAAAAACGACGGGACCCAGAAAGGGAGGCTCCCCACCCGGCCCACCCGCGCGCACCCACGGTTCCTGCGTTTTATAATTTTTAGTGGAGCAGCAAGAGCCTGGACATACACTGCGACGTTTAG atTCGTTGGTATTAATGCATCTGATATCAACTATTCGGCTGGCCACTACGACCCGTCTGTGAAACCCCCCTTTGACATAGGTTTTGAAGGGATTGGTGAGGTGGTGGCCTTAGGCCTCTCTGCCAGTGCGAGATACACAGTGGGCCAGCCTGTGGCTTATGTAGCTCCTGGTTCCTTTGCTGAATACACAGTGGTGCCTGCTAGTATTGCAATTCCCGTGCCTTCAGTGAAACCAGAATATCTCACCATGCTGGTTAGTGGCACCACTGCATACATCAGCCTGAAAGAGCTTGGAGAGTTGTCAGAAGGGAAGAAAGTTCTGGTTACAGCAGCCGCTGGGGGCACAGGCCAGTTTGCTGTGCAGCTTTCAAAGATAGCCAAGTGCCACGTTATTGGAACCTGCTCCTCAGATGAAAAGTCAGCTTTTCTGAAATCTGTGGGGTGCGATCGGCCCATCAACTACAGAACAGAGCCTGTGGAGACAGTTCTGAAGCAGGAGTACCCCGAAGGTGTTGACATAGTCTATGAGTCTGTTGGGGGAGCCATGTTTGACCTGGCTGTCGATGCCTTGGCCACCAAAGGGCGCTTGATAGTAATTGGGTTTATCTCTGGCTACCAAAACCCTACAGGACTTTCGCCAGTAAAAGCGGGAGCTTTGCCAGCCAAGCTCCTGAAGAAGTCAGCCAGCCTCAGGGGTTTCTTTCTGAACCACTACTTCTCCAAGTACCAGGCTGCCATGGAACACTTGCTGGAACTGTATACTCGTGGGGACCTGGTGTGTGAGGTGGACCGGGGACATCTGGCTCCTGACGGAAGGTTCGTTGGCCTGGAGTCCATATTTCAGGCCATTGACTATATGTACACGGGGAAAAATATCGGGAAACTTGTTGTTGAATTGCCGCACCCTGTCAGCAGTAAGCTGTGA
- the Ptgr3 gene encoding prostaglandin reductase 3 isoform X3, which translates to MLRLTAAGARAIVDMSYARHFLDFQGSAIPRTMQKLVVTRLSPNFHEAVTLRRDCPVPLPGDGDLLVRNRFVGINASDINYSAGHYDPSVKPPFDIGFEGIGEVVALGLSASARYTVGQPVAYVAPGSFAEYTVVPASIAIPVPSVKPEYLTMLVSGTTAYISLKELGELSEGKKVLVTAAAGGTGQFAVQLSKIAKCHVIGTCSSDEKSAFLKSVGCDRPINYRTEPVETVLKQEYPEGVDIVYESVGGAMFDLAVDALATKGRLIVIGFISGYQNPTGLSPVKAGALPAKLLKKSASLRGFFLNHYFSKYQAAMEHLLELYTRGDLVCEVDRGHLAPDGREEN; encoded by the exons ATGCTGAGGCTGACGGCCGCCGGGGCCCGAGCCATCGTGGACATGTCGTACGCCCGTCACTTCCTGGACTTCCAGGGCTCCGCCATCCCCCGAACCATGCAGAAGCTGGTGGTGACCCGGCTGAGCCCTAACTTCCACGAGGCCGTCACCCTGCGCCGGGACTGCCCAGTGCCGCTCCCCGGGGACGGAGACCTCCTCGTCCGGAACCG atTCGTTGGTATTAATGCATCTGATATCAACTATTCGGCTGGCCACTACGACCCGTCTGTGAAACCCCCCTTTGACATAGGTTTTGAAGGGATTGGTGAGGTGGTGGCCTTAGGCCTCTCTGCCAGTGCGAGATACACAGTGGGCCAGCCTGTGGCTTATGTAGCTCCTGGTTCCTTTGCTGAATACACAGTGGTGCCTGCTAGTATTGCAATTCCCGTGCCTTCAGTGAAACCAGAATATCTCACCATGCTGGTTAGTGGCACCACTGCATACATCAGCCTGAAAGAGCTTGGAGAGTTGTCAGAAGGGAAGAAAGTTCTGGTTACAGCAGCCGCTGGGGGCACAGGCCAGTTTGCTGTGCAGCTTTCAAAGATAGCCAAGTGCCACGTTATTGGAACCTGCTCCTCAGATGAAAAGTCAGCTTTTCTGAAATCTGTGGGGTGCGATCGGCCCATCAACTACAGAACAGAGCCTGTGGAGACAGTTCTGAAGCAGGAGTACCCCGAAGGTGTTGACATAGTCTATGAGTCTGTTGGGGGAGCCATGTTTGACCTGGCTGTCGATGCCTTGGCCACCAAAGGGCGCTTGATAGTAATTGGGTTTATCTCTGGCTACCAAAACCCTACAGGACTTTCGCCAGTAAAAGCGGGAGCTTTGCCAGCCAAGCTCCTGAAGAAGTCAGCCAGCCTCAGGGGTTTCTTTCTGAACCACTACTTCTCCAAGTACCAGGCTGCCATGGAACACTTGCTGGAACTGTATACTCGTGGGGACCTGGTGTGTGAGGTGGACCGGGGACATCTGGCTCCTGACGGAAG GGAAGAAAATTAA
- the Ptgr3 gene encoding prostaglandin reductase 3 isoform X1, giving the protein MLRLTAAGARAIVDMSYARHFLDFQGSAIPRTMQKLVVTRLSPNFHEAVTLRRDCPVPLPGDGDLLVRNRFVGINASDINYSAGHYDPSVKPPFDIGFEGIGEVVALGLSASARYTVGQPVAYVAPGSFAEYTVVPASIAIPVPSVKPEYLTMLVSGTTAYISLKELGELSEGKKVLVTAAAGGTGQFAVQLSKIAKCHVIGTCSSDEKSAFLKSVGCDRPINYRTEPVETVLKQEYPEGVDIVYESVGGAMFDLAVDALATKGRLIVIGFISGYQNPTGLSPVKAGALPAKLLKKSASLRGFFLNHYFSKYQAAMEHLLELYTRGDLVCEVDRGHLAPDGRFVGLESIFQAIDYMYTGKNIGKLVVELPHPVSSKL; this is encoded by the exons ATGCTGAGGCTGACGGCCGCCGGGGCCCGAGCCATCGTGGACATGTCGTACGCCCGTCACTTCCTGGACTTCCAGGGCTCCGCCATCCCCCGAACCATGCAGAAGCTGGTGGTGACCCGGCTGAGCCCTAACTTCCACGAGGCCGTCACCCTGCGCCGGGACTGCCCAGTGCCGCTCCCCGGGGACGGAGACCTCCTCGTCCGGAACCG atTCGTTGGTATTAATGCATCTGATATCAACTATTCGGCTGGCCACTACGACCCGTCTGTGAAACCCCCCTTTGACATAGGTTTTGAAGGGATTGGTGAGGTGGTGGCCTTAGGCCTCTCTGCCAGTGCGAGATACACAGTGGGCCAGCCTGTGGCTTATGTAGCTCCTGGTTCCTTTGCTGAATACACAGTGGTGCCTGCTAGTATTGCAATTCCCGTGCCTTCAGTGAAACCAGAATATCTCACCATGCTGGTTAGTGGCACCACTGCATACATCAGCCTGAAAGAGCTTGGAGAGTTGTCAGAAGGGAAGAAAGTTCTGGTTACAGCAGCCGCTGGGGGCACAGGCCAGTTTGCTGTGCAGCTTTCAAAGATAGCCAAGTGCCACGTTATTGGAACCTGCTCCTCAGATGAAAAGTCAGCTTTTCTGAAATCTGTGGGGTGCGATCGGCCCATCAACTACAGAACAGAGCCTGTGGAGACAGTTCTGAAGCAGGAGTACCCCGAAGGTGTTGACATAGTCTATGAGTCTGTTGGGGGAGCCATGTTTGACCTGGCTGTCGATGCCTTGGCCACCAAAGGGCGCTTGATAGTAATTGGGTTTATCTCTGGCTACCAAAACCCTACAGGACTTTCGCCAGTAAAAGCGGGAGCTTTGCCAGCCAAGCTCCTGAAGAAGTCAGCCAGCCTCAGGGGTTTCTTTCTGAACCACTACTTCTCCAAGTACCAGGCTGCCATGGAACACTTGCTGGAACTGTATACTCGTGGGGACCTGGTGTGTGAGGTGGACCGGGGACATCTGGCTCCTGACGGAAGGTTCGTTGGCCTGGAGTCCATATTTCAGGCCATTGACTATATGTACACGGGGAAAAATATCGGGAAACTTGTTGTTGAATTGCCGCACCCTGTCAGCAGTAAGCTGTGA